A window from Physeter macrocephalus isolate SW-GA chromosome 11, ASM283717v5, whole genome shotgun sequence encodes these proteins:
- the ZBTB1 gene encoding zinc finger and BTB domain-containing protein 1, with the protein MAKPSHSSYVLQQLNNQREWGFLCDCCIAIDDIYFQAHKAVLAACSSYFRMFFMNHQHSTAQLNLSNMKISAECFDLILQFMYLGKIMTAPSSFEQFKVAMNYLQLYNVPDCLEDIQDTDCSSSKCSSSASSNQNSKMIFGVRMYEDTVARNGNEANRWCAEPSSTVNTPHNREPDEESLQLGNFPEPLFDVCKKSSVSKLSAPKERVSRRFGRSFTCDSCGFGFSCEKLLDEHVLTCTNRHSYQNTRSYHRIVDIRDGKDSNIKAEFVEKDSSKTFSAQTDKYRGDTSQAADDSTSTTGSRKSSTVESELASEEKSRAAERKRIIIKMEPEDIPTDELKDFNIIKVTDKDCNESTDNDELEDEPEEPFYRYYVEEDVSIKKSGRKALKPRMSINTDERGGLENMRPPNNSSPVQEDTENASCELCGLTITEEDLSSHYLAKHIENICACGKCGQILVKGRQLQEHAQRCGEPQDLTMNGLGSTEEKMDMEENPDEQSEIRDMFVEMLDDFRDNHFQINSIQKKQLFKHSACPFRCPNCGQRFETENLVVEHMSSCLDQDMFKSAIMEENERDHRRKHFCNLCGKGFYQRCHLREHYTVHTKEKQFVCQTCGKQFLRERQLRLHNDMHKGMARYVCSICDQGNFRKHDHVRHMISHLSAGETICQVCFQIFPNNEQLEQHMDVHLYTCGICGAKFNLRKDMRSHYNAKHLKRT; encoded by the coding sequence ATGGCAAAGCCCAGCCACAGCAGCTACGTCCTTCAGCAGCTAAACAACCAAAGGGAATGGGGTTTCCTCTGTGACTGTTGTATTGCAATTGATGACATTTACTTTCAAGCACACAAAGCAGTTCTAGCTGCCTGTAGCTCctattttagaatgtttttcatGAATCATCAGCATAGTACTGCACAGCTGAATCTCAGCAACATGAAAATTAGTGCCGAGTGTTTTGATCTCATCTTGCAGTTTATGTATTTAGGAAAAATTATGACAGCTCCTTCCAGTTTTGAGCAGTTTAAAGTGGCAATGAACTACCTACAGCTGTACAATGTTCCTGACTGTTTAGAAGACATACAGGATACAGATTGTTCTAGTTCAAAATGTTCATCTTCTGCTTCTAGCAACCAGAACAGCAAAATGATATTTGGGGTAAGAATGTATGAAGACACTGTGGCTAGAAATGGCAATGAAGCCAATAGATGGTGTGCAGAGCCAAGTTCAACAGTAAATACACCACATAATAGAGAGCCTGATGAAGAGTCTTTGCAATTAGGTAATTTTCCTGAACCATTATTTGATGTATGTAAAAAGAGTTCTGTGTCCAAATTATCTGCTCCGAAAGAACGTGTCTCACGACGCTTTGGGCGGAGTTTTACCTGTGATAGTTGTGGATTTGGCTTTAGCTGTGAGAAATTACTAGATGAGCATGTGCTAACCTGTACTAACAGACATTCATACCAAAATACAAGATCCTACCACAGAATAGTGGATATTAGAGATGGAAAAGACAGTAATATCAAAGCTGAATTTGTTGAAAAGGattcttctaaaacattttctGCACAGACGGACAAATACAGAGGAGACACAAGCCAGGCTGCTGATGACTCAACTTCAACCACTGGAAGCAGAAAAAGTAGCACAGTGGAATCTGAACTAGCCAGtgaagaaaaaagcagagctgctgAGAGGAAAAGAATCATTATCAAGATGGAACCAGAAGATATCCCTACAGATGAACTGAAAGACTTTAACATTATTAAAGTTACTGATAAAGACTGTAATGAGTCCACTGACAATGATGAATTAGAAGATGAACCTGAAGAGCCATTTTATAGATACTATGTTGAAGAAGATGTCAGTATTAAAAAAAGTGGGAGGAAAGCTCTAAAACCTCGGATGTCaataaacactgatgaaagagggGGTTTAGAAAATATGAGGCCCCCTAACAACAGCAGTCCAGTACAAGAGGATACTGAGAACGCATCCTGTGAGTTGTGTGGGCTCACGATAACTGAGGAGGACCTGTCATCTCATTACTTAGCCAAACACATCGAAAATATCTGTGCATGTGGCAAATGTGGGCAAATACTTGTGAAGGGTAGACAGCTTCAGGAACATGCCCAGAGATGTGGAGAGCCCCAAGACCTGACAATGAACGGGTTAGGAAGTACTGAGGAGAAGATGGACATGGAAGAGAATCCTGACGaacagtctgaaatcagggataTGTTTGTTGAAATGTTGGATGATTTTAGGGACAATCATTTCCAGATAAACAGTATCCAAAAAAAGCAGTTATTTAAACATTCTGCCTGTCCTTTTCGATGTCCTAATTGTGGCCAGCGTTTTGAAACTGAAAATCTAGTGGTTGAACATATGTCTAGCTGCCTAGACCAAGACATGTTCAAGAGTGCCATCATGGAAGAGAATGAAAGGGATCACAGACGGAAGCATTTTTGTAATCTGTGTGGGAAAGGATTTTATCAGCGGTGTCACTTAAGAGAACACTATACTGTCCACACCAAGGAAAAACAGTTTGTTTGTCAGACATGTGGAAAGCAGTTTTTAAGGGAACGTCAGTTGCGACTCCACAATGATATGCACAAAGGTATGGCCAGGTATGTCTGTTCCATTTGTGATCAAGGCAACTTCAGAAAACATGACCATGTACGGCATATGATTTCTCATTTATCTGCTGGTGAGACTATATGCCAGGTCTGCTTTCAGATATTCCCAAATAATGAACAGTTGGAACAGCACATGGATGTTCACCTGTATACATGTGGAATATGTGGAGCAAAATTTAATTTGAGGAAAGATATGAGATCACATTATAATGCCAAGCATTTGAAAAGAACATAA